A genomic stretch from Flavobacterium humidisoli includes:
- the rplI gene encoding 50S ribosomal protein L9: MEIILKQDVQNLGFKDDVVSVKPGYGRNFLIPQGFATLATPSAKKVLAENLKQRAHKEAKVVADAKAIAETLKALEIKLTAKAGGEKLFGSITNIDIAEALEKSGNAIDRKFITSGVVKRLGKYNATVRLHRDVIVELAYEIVAEK; this comes from the coding sequence ATGGAAATTATTTTAAAACAAGACGTACAAAACCTAGGGTTTAAAGATGATGTAGTATCTGTAAAACCTGGTTACGGTCGTAACTTTTTAATTCCTCAAGGTTTTGCTACTTTAGCAACTCCTTCTGCTAAAAAAGTTTTAGCTGAAAACCTAAAACAAAGAGCACACAAAGAAGCTAAAGTTGTGGCTGATGCTAAAGCAATAGCTGAAACTTTAAAAGCTCTTGAAATTAAACTTACTGCAAAAGCTGGTGGAGAGAAACTTTTTGGTTCTATCACTAACATCGATATTGCTGAAGCGTTAGAGAAATCTGGTAATGCTATCGATAGAAAATTCATCACTAGCGGTGTTGTAAAACGTTTAGGTAAATACAATGCTACAGTTCGTTTACACAGAGATGTAATCGTTGAATTAGCTTACGAAATTGTTGCTGAAAAGTAA
- a CDS encoding DUF6495 family protein: MKYARLTKEQFDELHAEFASFLATQAIDRKEWEELKINKPEVAEQELDVFSDLIWEGVLGRAEYLEHFSKSHIFLFHCFDTYIKSIVLKTFSPEVDFLTKEGLQWLSDNMFTDNIEMKVGKKVFTEERNSSIFELIKQGAFLSDGQLFNQINTIIES; encoded by the coding sequence ATGAAATACGCAAGATTAACAAAAGAGCAGTTTGACGAATTACATGCTGAATTTGCAAGTTTTTTGGCAACACAAGCAATAGATAGAAAAGAGTGGGAAGAGCTTAAGATTAATAAACCAGAAGTTGCAGAACAGGAACTTGATGTTTTTTCAGATTTGATTTGGGAAGGTGTATTAGGTAGGGCAGAATATTTGGAACATTTTTCTAAAAGCCATATTTTTCTGTTTCATTGTTTTGATACTTATATTAAGTCAATTGTTTTGAAAACTTTTTCTCCAGAGGTTGACTTTTTGACTAAAGAAGGGCTTCAATGGTTAAGCGATAATATGTTTACAGACAATATCGAAATGAAAGTTGGGAAGAAAGTGTTTACAGAGGAACGTAATTCTTCGATTTTTGAATTGATTAAACAAGGTGCTTTTTTAAGTGATGGACAGTTGTTTAATCAAATTAATACAATTATAGAATCTTAA
- the bla-B1-FLAV gene encoding subclass B1 metallo-beta-lactamase: MRKFASIILFLVIVSNSFGQSKNSPLQISHLTGDFYVYKTFNEYKGVKISANAMYVVTKEGVVLFDAPWDKMQFQPLLDSIEAKHNKKVVMVFATHSHEDRAGGLDFYRKKGIKTYSSKLTDEILKANKEGRAEFVIPNDSTFTVGQYNFEVYYPGKGHAPDNIVVWFGKEKILYGGCFIKSVEAKDLGYLGDADVKEWGRSIKKVQAKFKNPKYVIPGHDGGTTKELVGHTLKLIQDYNLSNDSSKSGQK, from the coding sequence ATGCGAAAATTTGCTTCAATAATTTTATTCTTAGTTATAGTTTCAAATAGCTTTGGACAATCTAAGAACTCGCCATTACAAATAAGTCATCTTACGGGTGACTTTTATGTTTACAAAACTTTTAATGAATACAAAGGGGTAAAGATTTCTGCCAATGCTATGTATGTCGTTACGAAAGAAGGTGTTGTTCTTTTTGATGCTCCGTGGGATAAAATGCAGTTTCAGCCTTTGTTGGATAGCATTGAAGCGAAACATAATAAAAAGGTTGTAATGGTTTTTGCAACGCATTCGCATGAAGATCGTGCGGGTGGATTGGATTTTTATAGAAAAAAAGGAATTAAAACCTACTCAAGTAAATTGACAGACGAAATCCTTAAAGCGAATAAGGAAGGAAGAGCAGAATTTGTAATTCCGAATGATTCGACTTTTACAGTTGGGCAATATAATTTTGAAGTGTATTATCCAGGTAAAGGCCATGCTCCAGATAATATTGTGGTTTGGTTTGGGAAAGAGAAAATTCTTTATGGAGGATGTTTTATAAAGAGTGTTGAAGCGAAAGATTTAGGATATTTAGGCGATGCTGATGTTAAGGAATGGGGGAGATCCATAAAAAAAGTTCAGGCAAAATTTAAAAATCCGAAGTATGTTATTCCAGGGCACGATGGAGGAACAACAAAGGAATTAGTAGGGCATACTTTAAAGCTGATTCAGGATTACAATCTTTCAAATGATTCCTCTAAATCGGGTCAGAAATAA
- the rpsR gene encoding 30S ribosomal protein S18, which translates to MSTIEQSAKGKKDGDIRYLTPLNIETNKTKKYCRFKKSGIKYIDYKDADFLLKFVNEQGKILPRRLTGTSLKYQRKVSVAVKRARHLALMPYVADLLK; encoded by the coding sequence ATGTCTACAATCGAGCAATCTGCAAAAGGAAAAAAAGACGGAGATATCAGATATTTAACGCCTTTAAACATTGAAACTAATAAAACTAAAAAGTATTGCCGTTTCAAAAAATCAGGAATCAAATACATCGATTATAAAGATGCTGATTTCTTATTGAAATTCGTTAACGAGCAAGGAAAAATTCTTCCACGTCGTTTAACTGGAACTTCATTAAAATACCAAAGAAAAGTTTCTGTAGCTGTAAAAAGAGCTCGTCACTTAGCTTTAATGCCATACGTGGCCGATTTATTAAAATAG
- the rpsF gene encoding 30S ribosomal protein S6, with amino-acid sequence MNHYETVFILNPVLSEVQVKETVTKFEEFLTSRGAEMVSKEDWGLKKMAYEIQNKKSGFYHLFEFKVAGEVLLAFETEFRRDERVMRFLTVSLDKHAISWAERRRAKLKSTKA; translated from the coding sequence ATGAATCATTATGAAACTGTTTTCATTTTAAATCCCGTTTTATCTGAGGTTCAGGTGAAGGAAACAGTAACGAAATTTGAAGAATTTCTTACTAGTAGAGGAGCTGAAATGGTATCGAAAGAGGATTGGGGTCTTAAAAAAATGGCTTACGAAATCCAAAACAAAAAAAGTGGTTTTTACCATTTATTCGAATTCAAAGTAGCTGGAGAAGTTCTTTTAGCTTTTGAAACTGAATTCAGACGTGATGAAAGAGTTATGCGTTTCTTAACTGTAAGTTTAGATAAACATGCTATTTCATGGGCTGAGAGAAGAAGAGCAAAATTAAAATCTACTAAAGCGTAA
- the priA gene encoding replication restart helicase PriA, translating into MHFIEVILPLSLAKTFTYRISEAEFHFIKKGMRVAVPFGKSKIYTALVLDVHENAPTLYEAKEIHQILDEVPIATEIQIKHWLWVANYYMCGIGDVYRGAFPSGLLLESETIISHKPDVVVNDSELSDDEFLIYEALNHQSSLKIQEITSILNKKNILPILQKLIAKDIIFLDEEIKETYKPKLVRYVKLHSKYESDNGLAELLEVLKSANKQKEIVLTYFQLNASEKKPITVKRLTEVSNVTAAVVKALVEKEIFEEYYLQQDRVTFNGEVSDKELQLSEAQESAFSAIKNSFLEKEVCLLHGVTSSGKTEIYIKLIEEYLNTGKQVLYLLPEIALTTQLVSRLRFHFGDKVAVFHSKYSNNERVEVWRQTLENSPKAQIVIGARSALFLPFNDLGLLIVDEEHEQTFKQTDPAPRYHARDAAIVLANFHKAKVLLGSATPSIETYFNTQNDKYGLVTLSERYKNVRLPEVLLVDLKDKHFRKKMTGHFSDLLIEEIAESMSLGEQVILFQNRRGYSPIIECLTCGHVPHCQQCDVSLTYHKHKNQLRCHYCGYSIAKPTNCHNCSSIDLTTKGFGTEQIEQELASLFPKAKTARMDQDTTRGKFGFEKIIDTFKNREVDILVGTQMLAKGLDFDNVGLVGIMNADNMLHHPDFRAFERSFQMMTQVAGRAGRSEKQGKVVIQTYNPNHNTIQQVTNHNYIGMYKEQLYDRQIYRYPPYFRIIKLTLKHKDFDKLKEGAIWLYQVLSQNLGMPVLGPEEPAISRIRNEYIRTILIKIPHNLHLGNTKKTIQKMLNSFEAVAQYRAIKVVVNVDFY; encoded by the coding sequence ATGCATTTCATCGAAGTTATTTTACCGCTTTCTTTAGCTAAGACATTTACATACCGAATTTCTGAAGCTGAATTTCATTTCATAAAAAAAGGAATGCGTGTTGCTGTGCCATTTGGTAAAAGTAAAATATATACAGCGCTAGTTCTGGATGTTCATGAAAATGCTCCAACATTATACGAAGCTAAAGAAATCCATCAAATTTTAGATGAAGTGCCAATTGCAACCGAAATTCAGATTAAACACTGGCTTTGGGTTGCAAATTATTATATGTGCGGAATTGGAGATGTGTATCGAGGTGCATTTCCGAGTGGTTTATTGTTGGAAAGTGAAACAATCATTTCGCATAAGCCCGATGTTGTGGTAAATGACAGCGAACTTTCTGATGATGAATTCTTAATTTATGAAGCCCTGAATCATCAAAGTTCCTTAAAGATTCAAGAGATTACTTCAATTTTAAATAAAAAGAATATACTTCCGATTCTGCAAAAGCTAATCGCGAAAGATATTATTTTTTTGGATGAAGAAATAAAAGAAACATACAAGCCAAAATTGGTTCGATATGTTAAATTGCATTCCAAATACGAATCGGATAACGGTTTGGCTGAATTACTCGAAGTGCTGAAAAGTGCTAATAAACAGAAAGAAATTGTTTTAACTTATTTTCAGTTGAATGCTTCGGAGAAAAAGCCCATTACGGTAAAGAGGCTTACGGAAGTTTCAAATGTAACAGCTGCCGTTGTAAAGGCTTTAGTTGAAAAAGAAATTTTTGAGGAATATTATTTGCAGCAGGATCGTGTTACATTTAATGGAGAAGTATCAGATAAGGAATTGCAGCTTAGTGAGGCTCAAGAAAGTGCTTTTTCTGCAATCAAAAATAGTTTTCTGGAGAAGGAAGTTTGTCTTCTTCATGGTGTGACTTCAAGCGGAAAGACTGAGATTTATATCAAGTTAATTGAAGAGTATTTGAATACCGGAAAACAGGTTTTGTATCTGTTGCCCGAAATTGCTCTTACTACGCAGTTGGTATCGAGACTGCGTTTTCATTTTGGAGACAAAGTAGCTGTTTTTCATTCCAAATACAGTAATAACGAGAGAGTTGAGGTTTGGAGGCAAACGCTTGAAAACTCTCCAAAAGCACAAATTGTAATTGGAGCAAGATCTGCTTTGTTTTTGCCTTTTAATGATTTAGGATTATTAATCGTTGACGAAGAACACGAGCAGACTTTTAAGCAGACAGATCCTGCGCCAAGATACCATGCCAGAGATGCTGCAATTGTTTTGGCTAATTTTCATAAAGCAAAAGTGTTATTGGGTTCTGCAACGCCTAGCATTGAAACCTATTTTAATACCCAAAATGATAAATATGGGTTGGTAACACTTTCTGAACGTTACAAAAATGTCCGTTTGCCAGAAGTGCTTTTAGTTGATTTAAAAGACAAGCATTTTAGAAAAAAAATGACAGGGCATTTTAGCGATCTTTTAATCGAAGAAATTGCAGAATCAATGTCGTTAGGTGAGCAGGTCATTTTGTTTCAAAATAGAAGAGGTTATTCGCCTATAATAGAATGTTTGACTTGCGGACACGTTCCGCATTGTCAGCAGTGCGATGTTAGTTTGACTTATCATAAACATAAGAACCAGTTACGATGCCATTATTGTGGTTATTCTATAGCAAAACCTACAAATTGCCATAATTGCTCCAGTATAGATTTAACTACAAAAGGATTTGGAACTGAGCAGATAGAGCAGGAGTTGGCTTCGCTTTTTCCGAAAGCCAAAACAGCTCGAATGGATCAAGATACTACTCGAGGTAAATTTGGTTTTGAAAAGATAATTGATACTTTTAAAAATCGAGAAGTTGATATTTTGGTGGGGACGCAAATGCTGGCCAAAGGACTTGATTTTGACAATGTAGGTTTAGTCGGAATTATGAATGCTGATAATATGCTCCATCATCCAGATTTTAGAGCTTTTGAACGTAGTTTTCAAATGATGACCCAAGTTGCGGGAAGAGCGGGGCGATCAGAAAAACAAGGAAAAGTTGTCATTCAGACTTACAATCCGAATCATAATACAATTCAACAAGTTACAAACCATAATTATATAGGTATGTATAAAGAACAGTTGTATGACAGGCAAATCTATAGATATCCGCCTTATTTCAGGATTATTAAGCTTACGCTAAAGCATAAAGATTTTGATAAATTGAAGGAAGGAGCTATATGGCTGTATCAGGTTTTAAGTCAGAACTTAGGAATGCCAGTTTTAGGGCCAGAAGAGCCAGCGATAAGTAGAATACGAAATGAATATATTAGGACTATTTTAATAAAGATTCCGCATAATCTTCATTTAGGAAACACAAAAAAAACTATTCAGAAAATGCTGAATAGTTTTGAAGCTGTGGCTCAATACAGAGCTATAAAAGTTGTAGTAAACGTTGATTTTTATTAA
- a CDS encoding LytR/AlgR family response regulator transcription factor, with product MKLNCVVVDDSSIQRTIIAKLVNNHPGLHLIGDFSNAIEAKSCISLNNIDLIFLDIEMPVINGFDFLDGLKSKPQIIFITSKAEYALKAFDYDATDYLQKPIAVDRFNASVKRAIDMHLLKKDIKEEEGEHIFIKSNLKKLKIFTSKIKWIEAFGDYVRVVTEDDSNLVLSTMKSFENDLSKDKFIRVHKSYIINIDKVERFNSKFAEIGITKIPLSRNKKEDLVKALSTSS from the coding sequence ATGAAACTAAACTGTGTTGTTGTAGATGATAGTTCTATACAAAGGACAATTATTGCCAAATTGGTCAATAATCACCCAGGCTTGCATTTAATCGGGGATTTTTCTAATGCAATTGAAGCAAAAAGTTGTATCTCATTAAATAATATTGATTTAATATTTCTTGATATAGAAATGCCAGTTATTAACGGATTTGATTTTCTTGACGGATTAAAATCAAAACCGCAAATTATATTTATTACTTCTAAAGCCGAATATGCCCTCAAAGCTTTCGACTACGATGCTACCGACTATCTTCAGAAACCTATTGCAGTAGATCGTTTTAATGCCTCTGTAAAAAGAGCAATTGACATGCATTTACTTAAAAAGGACATTAAAGAAGAAGAAGGCGAGCATATATTCATCAAAAGTAATCTAAAAAAACTTAAAATCTTCACTTCAAAAATAAAATGGATTGAAGCTTTTGGAGATTACGTAAGAGTAGTAACCGAAGACGACAGCAATTTGGTTCTCTCTACTATGAAGTCTTTTGAAAATGATTTATCCAAAGACAAATTTATTCGTGTTCACAAGTCGTATATTATTAATATCGATAAGGTTGAACGTTTCAATAGTAAATTTGCCGAAATAGGCATTACCAAAATACCGTTAAGCCGCAATAAAAAAGAAGATCTAGTAAAAGCACTTTCAACTTCTTCTTAA